A window from Micromonospora profundi encodes these proteins:
- a CDS encoding glycosyltransferase yields MSSDVVVLDVVIPAFNEALRLPDTLVLLRAALADLGVPCRVTVVDNASTDGTGDVVLGAPSGPVPVRLLWCGEPGKGFAVRTGVLASDARFVGFCDADLATAPDALGQVLSLLTEGADAVVGSRAHPESVVQERHSLLRRWGAVAFRGAVRQVVHGVSETQCGFKFFRNDVARRAFAPLRCGGFAFDVEVLGRAQRAGARLVEVPVHWVDVPGSRFSPVSHGWQSFVDVAKIQWRLRGVDVAPPMPMPVVTLPVSPDVTGGAAAVGLRP; encoded by the coding sequence GTGTCGTCAGATGTGGTCGTACTCGACGTCGTGATTCCCGCGTTCAATGAGGCACTCCGGCTGCCCGACACCTTGGTCCTGCTCCGGGCGGCGCTGGCCGACCTCGGTGTTCCCTGCCGGGTCACCGTGGTGGACAACGCCAGCACCGACGGCACAGGTGACGTGGTGCTGGGCGCACCGTCCGGCCCGGTCCCCGTCCGGTTGCTCTGGTGCGGTGAGCCGGGCAAGGGCTTCGCGGTGCGGACCGGTGTGCTGGCGAGTGACGCGCGCTTCGTCGGGTTCTGTGACGCCGATCTGGCCACTGCGCCGGACGCTCTCGGGCAGGTGCTGAGTCTCCTGACCGAGGGCGCCGACGCGGTGGTCGGGTCGCGGGCTCACCCCGAGTCGGTCGTCCAGGAGCGGCACAGCCTGCTCCGACGGTGGGGCGCAGTGGCGTTCCGAGGTGCCGTCCGGCAGGTGGTGCACGGCGTCAGTGAGACGCAGTGCGGGTTCAAGTTCTTCCGCAACGATGTCGCTCGGCGGGCGTTCGCACCACTTCGGTGCGGTGGGTTCGCCTTCGACGTCGAGGTGCTGGGCCGCGCCCAGCGGGCCGGTGCCCGGCTCGTGGAGGTCCCCGTGCACTGGGTGGACGTGCCCGGCTCACGCTTCTCGCCGGTCAGCCACGGATGGCAGAGCTTCGTGGACGTCGCGAAGATCCAGTGGCGGCTCCGGGGCGTCGACGTCGCCCCGCCGATGCCGATGCCGGTCGTCACCCTTCCGGTCAGCCCGGACGTCACCGGTGGCGCCGCCGCCGTTGGATTGCGGCCGTGA
- a CDS encoding acyltransferase family protein — protein sequence MTTPISDMVPTQPSGRTDSDTKQPPGCGDQMDVEGTVSRPVRPHSISAQASHSAPSTGRSDGWLPSLEGLRALAVLGVVVHHVSFLSGLTNSFEPLAGPLARLDVGVAIFFALSGFLLYRPFALATIHGHAQPPIRRYLWHRALRIMPGYWAMAAVALVWLNIDYMKSVWDWAIPLLLAQIYQPLRLPVGMEQTWSLATEATFYLALPAIAVLGHRIGGRTPLVRARRQLAIGALLVLAGLTWNAYAHGPDSPLPGLAVLWLPAFLDWFGLGIMLAVLASWPSRTTSPPFLTDLAGGEPGRGNEDLWSATPRGLRVVTFAPGTSWLIAGALLWIASTPIAGPRGVEGATPVESVTEHLLFLAITWCVIAPLVGPGSGGVPRALLGHRAVLFLGRISYGIFLWHLLALEACFRLLGFTRMSSSFWVLLVLTMALTIPVATASYYLIERPSRRLRRIWQRRADRPGLDVGADSLVQTPAPGPRATSPVPAGPPTLAALLVPSTDTPEPQYQGGDRNEEQPRREHDQ from the coding sequence ATGACGACGCCGATTTCGGATATGGTCCCGACGCAACCTTCGGGGCGTACCGACTCCGACACCAAGCAGCCACCTGGCTGCGGGGATCAAATGGATGTTGAGGGAACTGTGAGCCGACCTGTCAGACCGCACTCGATCAGCGCACAGGCGAGCCATTCCGCGCCGAGCACTGGCCGTTCGGATGGCTGGCTGCCCTCTTTGGAAGGGCTCCGAGCCTTGGCGGTACTCGGCGTTGTCGTCCACCATGTCTCCTTTCTCAGCGGCCTCACAAACTCGTTCGAGCCGCTAGCAGGTCCGCTGGCCAGGCTGGATGTCGGGGTCGCGATCTTCTTTGCGTTGTCCGGTTTCCTCCTCTACCGACCGTTCGCGCTGGCCACAATTCACGGGCACGCCCAACCGCCCATTCGCAGATACCTCTGGCATCGCGCGCTGCGCATTATGCCCGGGTACTGGGCGATGGCTGCCGTCGCACTCGTATGGCTCAACATCGATTACATGAAGTCGGTCTGGGATTGGGCGATACCCCTTCTGCTGGCACAGATTTATCAGCCATTGCGACTGCCGGTCGGCATGGAGCAGACCTGGAGCCTGGCTACGGAGGCGACTTTTTACCTGGCGCTGCCGGCGATAGCGGTGCTCGGCCACCGAATTGGTGGTCGCACCCCGCTCGTCCGAGCCCGACGCCAACTGGCAATTGGTGCCTTACTCGTCCTTGCCGGCCTTACCTGGAACGCGTACGCGCATGGTCCCGACTCGCCACTACCGGGACTCGCGGTGCTCTGGCTGCCCGCCTTTCTGGACTGGTTCGGCCTCGGAATCATGCTGGCCGTGCTCGCCTCGTGGCCCTCCCGCACGACCTCGCCCCCGTTCCTCACGGACCTCGCTGGAGGCGAGCCCGGGCGCGGTAACGAGGACCTGTGGTCCGCTACGCCGCGCGGTCTGCGCGTCGTCACGTTCGCCCCCGGAACGTCGTGGCTCATCGCCGGCGCGCTGCTGTGGATCGCCAGTACGCCGATCGCCGGCCCGCGCGGGGTCGAAGGCGCCACGCCCGTCGAGTCCGTCACCGAGCACCTGCTGTTCCTGGCCATCACCTGGTGCGTGATCGCCCCGCTCGTGGGCCCGGGCTCGGGCGGGGTCCCGCGTGCGCTCCTCGGCCACCGGGCGGTCCTGTTTCTCGGCCGAATCTCCTACGGCATCTTCCTCTGGCACCTCCTCGCCCTCGAGGCATGCTTCCGCCTGCTCGGATTCACCCGGATGAGCAGCTCGTTCTGGGTTCTGCTCGTGCTCACGATGGCCCTCACCATCCCGGTCGCGACGGCCAGCTACTACCTCATCGAGCGGCCCTCTCGGCGACTGCGGCGAATCTGGCAGCGACGGGCCGACCGCCCCGGACTCGACGTCGGAGCCGACTCCCTGGTCCAGACGCCGGCGCCAGGGCCGCGGGCCACGTCGCCCGTTCCCGCCGGACCGCCGACCCTCGCAGCGCTTCTCGTACCGTCCACGGACACGCCGGAACCGCAGTATCAGGGCGGCGATCGCAACGAGGAGCAGCCCCGTCGGGAGCACGACCAGTAG
- a CDS encoding class I SAM-dependent methyltransferase produces MNLNDVRRDWTKLGAEDPLWAVLVQPGKRGGRWDVEEFLATGRADVEETAGWLGQLGLPTRWERVLDFGCGAGRLSQGLAPHADEVVAVDIAPSMLEAARRLDRSAGNIRFVLNDAPDLSQFPDGHFDLVYSALVLQHLPRPAIDSYLAEFLRVLRPGGIAVVGLPTEPARTAKGVIWQVVPFRLISWAQRRLLNYPAPMSMTAVPHADMVRLVAAHGGEIVGQRPDLPYTEDWVCTRYAVRRV; encoded by the coding sequence GTGAACCTGAACGACGTGCGGCGCGACTGGACCAAGCTGGGCGCCGAAGATCCGCTGTGGGCCGTCCTCGTCCAACCCGGCAAGCGCGGCGGGCGGTGGGACGTCGAGGAATTCCTGGCCACCGGCCGCGCCGACGTCGAGGAAACAGCCGGCTGGCTGGGCCAACTCGGCCTGCCCACCCGGTGGGAGCGGGTGCTGGACTTCGGCTGCGGCGCGGGTCGGCTGTCGCAGGGGCTCGCCCCGCACGCTGACGAGGTCGTCGCCGTCGACATCGCGCCGTCGATGCTGGAGGCAGCCCGGCGGCTGGACCGCAGCGCCGGAAACATCCGCTTCGTCCTCAACGATGCGCCGGACCTGAGCCAGTTTCCCGACGGTCACTTCGACCTGGTCTACAGCGCCCTGGTGCTGCAACACCTGCCGCGGCCGGCCATCGACAGCTACCTGGCCGAGTTTCTCCGGGTCCTGCGACCCGGCGGCATCGCCGTCGTCGGGCTGCCGACCGAACCGGCGCGTACGGCCAAGGGCGTCATCTGGCAGGTCGTGCCATTTCGCCTGATCAGCTGGGCGCAGCGTCGGCTGCTCAACTACCCGGCTCCGATGAGCATGACAGCCGTGCCGCACGCCGACATGGTGCGACTGGTGGCGGCTCACGGAGGAGAGATCGTCGGGCAGCGGCCCGATCTTCCGTACACCGAGGACTGGGTGTGCACCCGGTACGCGGTGCGGCGCGTCTGA
- the nudC gene encoding NAD(+) diphosphatase, producing MDAAERVLAYGGGWLDRAGPLRADPARLEALLTEPTTVVLPLWRDRCLVDGDGPVRLTADRTSLVRAAADETVFLGLDGDAAVFAVDLSALNERSAVEMVGAARAVDVRALVGRLDPAEAAVQAYARGLLHWHRQSRYCGACGALAVAGGGGHVRTCGGAGCGRLLFPRIEPAVIVLVEAPGPPDRCLLAWHAGAPEGSYSTLAGFVEVGESLEDAVRREMAEEAGVTVTDVTYQGSQGWPFSAGLMVGFRATATSEEVRVDGVELLEARWFTRAELRERVAAGRQLGRVDSIDHQMLGQWLTAG from the coding sequence GTGGACGCTGCGGAGCGGGTTCTGGCGTACGGCGGTGGCTGGTTGGACCGGGCAGGCCCGCTGCGCGCCGATCCGGCCCGACTGGAAGCGCTGCTGACCGAGCCGACCACGGTGGTGCTGCCGCTGTGGCGCGACCGCTGTCTCGTCGACGGGGACGGCCCGGTCCGGCTCACCGCGGACCGTACGTCCCTCGTCCGGGCCGCCGCCGACGAGACCGTCTTCCTGGGGCTCGACGGAGACGCCGCCGTGTTCGCAGTGGACCTCTCCGCGCTCAACGAGCGGTCGGCCGTCGAGATGGTCGGTGCGGCACGGGCCGTCGACGTCCGGGCCCTGGTGGGGCGGCTAGACCCGGCCGAGGCGGCCGTCCAGGCGTACGCCCGAGGGCTGCTGCACTGGCACCGACAGTCGCGGTACTGCGGCGCGTGCGGTGCGCTGGCTGTCGCCGGTGGCGGCGGACACGTCCGGACCTGCGGCGGCGCAGGCTGCGGTCGGCTGCTGTTTCCCCGTATCGAGCCGGCGGTCATCGTGCTGGTGGAGGCGCCCGGCCCGCCGGACCGTTGCCTGTTGGCCTGGCACGCGGGCGCGCCCGAAGGGTCGTACTCGACGTTGGCCGGTTTCGTCGAGGTCGGCGAGAGCCTGGAGGACGCGGTCCGCCGGGAGATGGCCGAGGAGGCGGGCGTGACAGTCACCGACGTGACCTACCAGGGCTCGCAGGGCTGGCCGTTCTCCGCAGGCCTGATGGTGGGCTTCCGGGCCACCGCCACGTCCGAGGAGGTGCGCGTCGACGGCGTGGAGCTGCTGGAGGCGCGCTGGTTCACACGGGCGGAACTGCGGGAGCGGGTCGCGGCAGGTCGTCAGCTCGGTCGGGTGGACTCGATCGATCACCAGATGCTCGGTCAGTGGCTGACGGCAGGCTGA
- a CDS encoding DUF6230 family protein: MMVPATAAAGAILFGMSSGAIASDITVSGQTFKIAADRLEGDGFKQYGGIVREKGKDGKVHPIALSEISSAELYNLCQSVRADLPGLPVVLTINAGDGKEPARAKDLLIAMDSLNGNATFTNIQIGRDATDLNPTAQKGSFGQNSERVSIRNLQQVSRYTTAATFNLVGLRLKVNVGEDAKGKECF, from the coding sequence ATGATGGTGCCCGCCACGGCCGCCGCCGGCGCCATCCTGTTCGGCATGTCGAGCGGCGCGATCGCGTCCGACATCACCGTCTCCGGGCAGACGTTCAAGATCGCGGCGGATCGCCTGGAGGGCGACGGCTTCAAGCAGTACGGCGGGATCGTCCGCGAGAAGGGCAAGGACGGCAAGGTCCACCCCATCGCCCTCTCCGAGATCAGCAGCGCCGAGCTGTACAACCTCTGCCAGTCCGTCCGCGCCGACCTGCCCGGCCTGCCTGTGGTGCTCACCATCAACGCCGGTGACGGCAAGGAGCCCGCTCGCGCCAAGGACCTGCTCATTGCGATGGACTCGCTGAACGGCAACGCGACCTTCACCAACATCCAGATCGGCCGGGACGCCACCGACCTCAACCCGACGGCGCAGAAGGGTTCGTTCGGCCAGAACTCCGAGCGCGTCAGCATCCGCAACCTGCAGCAGGTGTCCCGCTACACCACCGCGGCCACCTTCAACCTGGTTGGCCTCCGACTCAAGGTCAACGTGGGCGAGGACGCCAAGGGCAAGGAGTGCTTCTGA
- a CDS encoding glycosyltransferase family 4 protein, with protein MSVGPSRTAAAPSTDNTVAGRRIAVLNWKDPWHPDAGGAEVYAWQVARDLVTAGAQVTFVTARPAGQLGDEIRDGIRIVRVGGRWTIYPRVLAWLARRRRQFDVVVDCQNGIPFFSPGVLPADVPVVCVIHHVHDRQFRLYFGPVVGRFGAWLEGPVARRVYRRAVTLAVSPSTAVAVRDRLRWAGPVVVVPNGADASPPAAGGRARDTRPRVVCVGRVTRHKRVDLVLDAVDQLRAKRPDLRLDIVGGGPDVATIRRQVDERGLSDTVTVHGHLPTAERDALLAAAWLHVSASWGEGWGLVVVEAAAAGLPTLAFDVDGLRDAVRPGRTGWLVSEGDNPAHGLAAGLDSALDSLAVPAEAARMATECRQWSDAFRWSDTGRRVRAILGDLLEPRAVPWAAGNAALVVRTDEPEDLLARVAPLLPHTRHVAVDERGLWILVPGADPAAVRQLLLGAGVEAKDISERDASGDELLTGVPVRQC; from the coding sequence GTGAGTGTCGGGCCATCCCGGACTGCCGCGGCTCCCAGCACCGACAACACGGTCGCGGGCCGCCGGATCGCGGTGCTCAACTGGAAGGACCCCTGGCATCCGGACGCCGGGGGCGCCGAGGTCTACGCCTGGCAGGTCGCCCGCGACCTGGTGACAGCCGGTGCGCAGGTCACCTTCGTCACCGCACGCCCGGCCGGCCAGCTCGGCGATGAGATTCGGGACGGCATCCGGATCGTGCGGGTCGGTGGCCGGTGGACCATCTACCCCCGGGTGCTGGCCTGGTTGGCGCGACGCCGGCGTCAGTTCGACGTGGTCGTCGACTGTCAGAACGGCATCCCGTTCTTCAGCCCGGGGGTCCTGCCGGCGGACGTGCCGGTGGTGTGCGTGATCCATCATGTGCACGACCGTCAGTTCCGGCTGTACTTCGGCCCGGTCGTGGGTCGGTTCGGGGCGTGGTTGGAGGGACCTGTCGCCCGACGGGTCTATCGCCGTGCGGTGACCCTCGCGGTCTCACCGTCGACCGCCGTGGCCGTCCGGGACCGGCTTCGCTGGGCCGGCCCGGTGGTGGTGGTGCCCAACGGTGCTGACGCGTCGCCGCCGGCAGCCGGAGGTCGGGCCCGCGACACCCGTCCCCGCGTCGTCTGCGTCGGCCGGGTGACCCGGCACAAGCGGGTGGACCTGGTGCTTGACGCCGTCGACCAGCTCCGGGCGAAACGGCCCGATCTGCGCTTGGACATCGTCGGTGGTGGGCCGGACGTGGCGACGATCCGCCGGCAGGTCGACGAGCGTGGGCTGTCCGACACCGTCACGGTGCACGGGCACCTGCCCACCGCCGAGCGGGACGCGCTGTTGGCAGCCGCCTGGCTGCACGTTTCCGCCTCCTGGGGTGAGGGCTGGGGTCTCGTCGTGGTGGAGGCCGCCGCCGCCGGACTGCCCACGCTCGCCTTCGACGTGGACGGGCTCCGCGACGCCGTCCGGCCGGGCCGTACCGGCTGGCTGGTCAGCGAGGGTGACAACCCCGCACACGGGCTGGCCGCAGGTCTCGACAGCGCGTTGGACTCCCTCGCGGTGCCGGCCGAGGCGGCCCGGATGGCCACCGAGTGTCGACAGTGGAGCGACGCATTCCGCTGGTCCGACACCGGCCGGCGGGTCCGGGCGATCCTCGGGGATCTGCTTGAGCCGCGTGCGGTGCCGTGGGCGGCGGGAAACGCGGCTCTCGTGGTCCGGACCGACGAGCCGGAGGACCTCCTCGCCCGGGTCGCTCCTCTCCTCCCGCACACCCGACACGTCGCGGTCGACGAACGCGGCCTGTGGATCCTGGTGCCGGGTGCGGACCCGGCCGCCGTCCGGCAGTTGCTGCTCGGGGCGGGCGTCGAGGCCAAAGACATCAGCGAGCGGGACGCCAGCGGGGACGAACTGCTCACCGGAGTTCCGGTACGACAGTGTTGA
- a CDS encoding DUF3068 domain-containing protein, giving the protein MRPTSGAILVAAGAFLIVGAVATPLIVAPALVKVPLDQSSVTVSEAQNATVLDFSTLSERSGVNLTAHRAVRGDVNDGNADRAVFNVGVRVIDDADKEITVSTDRVALDRRTAEAVACCAEDINGAPFKHEGLTYTFPFGTEKKTYQYFDNTARKAYPAKYLGTEKLQGLTVYKFEMTAEPVQISEIDVPGSLVGSAEPTVTAGRYYANTRTLWVEPDSGVIVKGQEKQLQTLRDATGTDKVKIIDATLIFNEETQKQQAKAAKDARGQINLLTRTVPIALGVLGLLLVLLGMFIIIRATRRGPSGAPVRSGDQPTTELPSQRSAEPADDSTTPAGGRHAVERSES; this is encoded by the coding sequence ATGCGACCCACGTCGGGTGCCATCTTGGTGGCGGCAGGCGCGTTCCTGATCGTCGGGGCCGTGGCGACGCCGCTGATCGTCGCGCCCGCTCTCGTCAAGGTGCCCCTTGACCAGAGTTCGGTAACGGTTTCAGAGGCCCAGAACGCGACCGTCCTTGACTTCAGCACGCTTTCCGAGCGGAGTGGCGTCAACCTGACCGCCCACCGCGCGGTGCGGGGCGACGTCAACGACGGCAACGCCGACCGGGCGGTCTTCAACGTCGGTGTGCGGGTGATCGACGACGCCGACAAGGAGATCACGGTCAGCACGGACCGGGTTGCCCTCGACCGGCGAACCGCGGAGGCGGTCGCCTGCTGCGCCGAGGACATCAACGGTGCGCCCTTCAAGCACGAGGGCCTGACCTACACCTTCCCGTTCGGCACCGAGAAGAAGACCTACCAGTACTTCGACAACACCGCCCGCAAGGCGTACCCCGCCAAGTACCTGGGCACCGAGAAGCTGCAAGGGTTGACCGTCTACAAGTTCGAGATGACGGCCGAGCCGGTCCAGATCAGCGAGATCGACGTCCCGGGCAGCCTGGTCGGTTCGGCGGAGCCCACGGTCACCGCTGGCCGCTACTACGCCAACACCCGCACCCTGTGGGTGGAGCCGGACAGCGGCGTGATCGTGAAGGGTCAGGAGAAGCAACTCCAGACGCTGCGTGACGCGACCGGCACGGACAAGGTCAAGATCATTGACGCCACCTTGATCTTCAACGAGGAAACGCAGAAGCAGCAGGCCAAGGCCGCCAAGGATGCCCGCGGTCAGATCAACCTGCTGACCAGGACCGTGCCGATCGCGCTCGGTGTCCTCGGTCTCCTGCTGGTCCTCCTCGGCATGTTCATCATCATCCGCGCGACGCGCCGTGGGCCCTCAGGGGCGCCGGTACGGTCCGGCGATCAGCCGACGACCGAGCTGCCGTCGCAGCGGTCAGCGGAGCCCGCCGACGATTCCACGACGCCCGCTGGCGGGCGCCACGCAGTGGAGCGCAGCGAGTCGTAA
- a CDS encoding polysaccharide biosynthesis protein: MTETTAGPGAGRMGAAGAAVAVAAMVTNGLAYLLPMLGARRLAVEELSVLATVLALVAIAGVAGVGLQMAIAVHRARHPGASTSRVSLVTTAVAGGAVVVATPLMITALRLSWTVAVLVAATTVAVVLAARWLGELQGDQRFLRLAWAMGLVAVGRYGGMIVALVLGADVVDTLVAGMVTSYLVLPVLAWVARPVRQATSDGDSAVGALRIRQVTSAGTAALAMLAVSYADLIFARQLLSPADSGAYAVGTVLTKGALWAPQVIVVLALPRLAVGDNRVRTVVLAIVAGCGAVLVAASALAGGFAFRLVGGEDYASLGEYAPFFAATGALYALVFAAVNAKIAAGARWPSAPLWVAAGVLAFLTMAVAPRTLEGIMWCALATAAATALVMILSLPSATDRASGDRSSPPDRADDLPRPAPAVPPV, translated from the coding sequence ATGACAGAGACGACGGCTGGTCCTGGCGCGGGCCGCATGGGAGCGGCGGGCGCGGCGGTGGCGGTCGCCGCGATGGTGACGAACGGACTTGCCTACCTGCTCCCGATGCTCGGCGCCCGGCGCCTGGCGGTCGAGGAGTTGAGTGTGCTGGCCACCGTGCTGGCCCTCGTCGCGATAGCCGGCGTCGCAGGTGTGGGCCTGCAGATGGCGATCGCCGTGCACCGGGCCCGGCACCCGGGCGCATCGACCAGCCGGGTCTCCCTCGTCACCACGGCCGTCGCCGGTGGTGCCGTCGTCGTGGCCACGCCGCTGATGATTACCGCGCTGCGGCTGTCGTGGACGGTCGCGGTGCTCGTCGCCGCCACCACCGTCGCGGTCGTCCTGGCCGCCCGATGGCTCGGCGAGTTGCAGGGTGACCAGCGCTTCCTCCGCCTCGCGTGGGCGATGGGGCTGGTCGCGGTCGGCAGGTACGGCGGCATGATCGTCGCGCTCGTCCTCGGCGCCGATGTCGTCGACACCCTCGTGGCCGGCATGGTGACCTCGTACCTGGTGCTGCCCGTGTTGGCGTGGGTCGCCCGACCGGTACGGCAGGCCACCTCGGACGGGGACAGCGCCGTGGGCGCCCTGCGCATCCGGCAGGTGACGAGTGCAGGCACGGCCGCGCTTGCCATGCTCGCCGTGTCGTACGCCGACCTGATCTTCGCCCGCCAACTGCTGTCGCCTGCCGACTCCGGGGCGTACGCCGTCGGAACCGTGCTCACCAAGGGTGCGCTGTGGGCACCTCAGGTGATCGTGGTGCTGGCACTGCCCCGCTTGGCCGTGGGAGACAACCGGGTCCGCACTGTCGTGCTCGCGATCGTCGCCGGCTGCGGTGCCGTGCTCGTCGCCGCCTCGGCCCTGGCCGGCGGCTTCGCGTTCCGGCTCGTGGGCGGCGAGGACTACGCGTCCCTGGGTGAGTACGCCCCGTTCTTCGCCGCCACCGGTGCGCTCTACGCGCTGGTGTTCGCGGCCGTCAACGCGAAGATCGCGGCGGGAGCACGCTGGCCCTCCGCGCCGCTCTGGGTGGCCGCGGGTGTCCTGGCCTTCCTGACCATGGCCGTCGCGCCACGCACGCTCGAGGGAATCATGTGGTGTGCGCTCGCCACCGCCGCGGCGACCGCGCTCGTGATGATCCTCAGCCTGCCGTCAGCCACTGACCGAGCATCTGGTGATCGATCGAGTCCACCCGACCGAGCTGACGACCTGCCGCGACCCGCTCCCGCAGTTCCGCCCGTGTGA
- a CDS encoding VanW family protein — translation MTLYGEKRPSADDRPTVQVTAVTWPDDGSESVTPPAPAAEQPVDAGRRPRRARMLLAAGVTGGVLAAVAGAGAWAYAGDVPRGTSVLGTELGGRSLTAADRELRAELDRRAAALAAPLKVTVGERTAEINPADVGLTVDVAATVAAAAEADAHPVSRLVGSRTVDPVVTVDTDRLDAALRKVLGDQARPMTKPAITYQGTTPKVVQPKPGLAFDPERSADAVRAGWLAGTPVTVPLVESQPATTAEELDRLVTELAKPAVAAPVTLRTDKGSVKVPPAAIAKSLRFTADGAGKLTPSVDVKRLRAALGDSLNAIEVPPKDATMTIAGGKPKVTEGRAGQQLDSAALGRDLLAVLPKTDGREVTGEVKETPPELTAEKLAGLGIKERVSTFTTRFTGGLASARSQNIVTIAKKVDGTVVLPGKTFSLNGHTGERGYKQGYRDAPVILDGKLVPGVGGGTSQFTTTLFNATYYAGLEDVEHKPHSYWFDRYPAVIESTIFWPNLDFKFRNNTEHGVLIDTSYTSNSITVSIWSTKIYDSVKTEYGPRRNITAPKLIHLEPGPTCIATNGINGFTQDAFRVIKKDGKVVKREKFTWRYDAEPRYVCGPKPS, via the coding sequence GTGACGCTGTACGGCGAAAAACGTCCATCCGCCGACGACCGGCCCACAGTGCAGGTCACCGCGGTCACCTGGCCGGACGACGGGTCGGAGTCGGTCACACCGCCTGCCCCTGCTGCTGAGCAGCCGGTGGACGCTGGGCGCCGACCCCGGCGGGCACGGATGCTGCTCGCGGCCGGCGTCACCGGTGGCGTGCTCGCGGCAGTGGCGGGCGCCGGCGCCTGGGCATACGCCGGGGACGTACCGCGGGGCACAAGCGTGCTCGGCACCGAGCTGGGCGGACGGAGCCTCACCGCCGCGGACCGGGAGCTGCGGGCCGAGTTGGACCGGCGTGCGGCGGCCCTCGCCGCGCCGCTGAAGGTCACCGTCGGCGAGCGCACCGCCGAGATCAATCCTGCCGACGTGGGGTTGACAGTCGACGTCGCGGCGACAGTGGCGGCGGCGGCCGAAGCCGACGCGCACCCGGTCAGCCGCCTGGTCGGCTCCCGCACCGTCGACCCGGTGGTCACCGTCGACACCGACCGGTTGGACGCCGCACTCCGTAAGGTGCTCGGCGACCAGGCTCGCCCCATGACCAAGCCGGCCATCACCTATCAGGGCACCACGCCGAAGGTGGTGCAGCCGAAGCCGGGGCTGGCGTTCGACCCGGAGCGTTCCGCCGACGCCGTCCGCGCTGGCTGGCTGGCCGGCACCCCGGTCACCGTGCCGCTCGTGGAGAGCCAGCCCGCGACCACCGCCGAGGAGTTGGACCGGCTGGTCACCGAGCTGGCGAAGCCGGCCGTCGCCGCGCCGGTCACGCTGCGCACCGACAAGGGCTCGGTGAAGGTACCGCCCGCCGCCATCGCGAAGAGCCTACGGTTCACCGCTGACGGTGCCGGCAAACTCACGCCGTCGGTGGACGTGAAGCGACTGCGCGCAGCCCTCGGCGACAGCCTGAACGCGATCGAGGTGCCGCCGAAGGACGCGACGATGACCATCGCCGGCGGAAAACCCAAGGTCACCGAAGGCCGAGCCGGCCAGCAACTGGACAGCGCAGCCCTGGGCCGCGACCTGCTGGCCGTGCTGCCGAAGACCGACGGGCGCGAGGTGACCGGCGAGGTGAAGGAGACACCGCCGGAGCTGACCGCGGAGAAGCTCGCCGGCCTCGGCATCAAGGAGCGGGTGTCCACGTTCACCACCCGGTTCACCGGTGGCCTGGCCTCTGCGCGCAGCCAGAACATCGTCACCATCGCCAAGAAGGTGGACGGCACTGTGGTGCTTCCCGGGAAGACGTTCTCGCTGAACGGGCACACCGGGGAACGCGGCTACAAACAGGGCTACCGGGACGCGCCGGTGATCCTCGACGGCAAGCTCGTGCCGGGCGTGGGCGGCGGCACCTCGCAGTTCACCACCACGCTGTTCAACGCCACCTACTACGCCGGGTTGGAGGACGTCGAGCACAAGCCGCACTCGTACTGGTTCGACAGATACCCGGCGGTCATCGAGTCGACAATCTTCTGGCCGAACCTGGACTTCAAGTTCCGCAACAACACCGAGCACGGCGTGCTCATCGACACGTCGTACACGTCGAACTCGATCACCGTGTCGATCTGGAGCACGAAGATCTACGACAGCGTGAAGACGGAGTACGGGCCGCGGCGGAACATCACCGCACCGAAGCTGATCCATCTGGAACCCGGCCCGACGTGCATCGCGACGAACGGCATCAACGGCTTCACCCAGGACGCCTTCCGGGTCATCAAGAAGGACGGCAAGGTCGTCAAGCGGGAGAAGTTCACCTGGCGCTACGACGCCGAGCCCCGCTACGTCTGCGGGCCGAAGCCCTCCTGA